A single region of the Candidatus Sungiibacteriota bacterium genome encodes:
- a CDS encoding GIY-YIG nuclease family protein, whose protein sequence is MTKQAPSSAGVYMFKSGSDRPLYIGKAVNLKKRLASYFRKNIGGKARYLRGGTIGIEWIETPNEFAALIKEAELIKKYRPKYNILLRDDKNYFYVGATKEKFPRLFTTHQPAQNTHFIGPFTSGVALKTALKFLRRIFPYCTCKKPHKRRCLTSQIGRCLGYCCVKAQTPAERKIKEYGGNIKNIMAILQGKKKHVILLLKKEMRAAVKKQEFERAATLRDQVSGLENIFGHAQLLEVRLPVGSRTSVGSWRKIEKNLRTILATKKKISRIEGYDISNIFGSAATGSMVVFSNGMPVKSKYRKFKIKTIHQSNDIAMLQEVLRRRFQHKEWSFPDLILIDGGKPQLNAALAILRKSYFSREVRLSKVVSLAKREEDLFIPGRKHPIRLRILPQETSYFFQRIRDEAHRFAKQYHQKRRELLFRQ, encoded by the coding sequence ATGACAAAGCAGGCCCCTTCTTCAGCGGGGGTTTATATGTTTAAAAGTGGCTCGGACAGGCCACTTTATATCGGAAAAGCAGTTAATCTCAAAAAGCGGTTGGCCTCCTATTTTAGAAAAAATATAGGCGGAAAAGCCCGATACTTACGCGGAGGAACTATCGGTATTGAGTGGATTGAGACACCTAATGAATTTGCTGCCCTAATTAAAGAGGCCGAACTCATAAAAAAGTACCGCCCTAAATACAATATCCTCCTGCGTGACGATAAAAATTATTTTTACGTTGGTGCCACCAAAGAAAAATTTCCGCGCCTTTTTACCACTCACCAGCCGGCGCAGAATACGCATTTCATAGGCCCCTTCACTAGCGGCGTGGCGTTAAAGACTGCCTTAAAGTTTTTACGCAGAATCTTTCCATACTGCACGTGTAAAAAACCGCACAAACGAAGATGTCTCACAAGTCAAATTGGCCGATGTTTGGGCTACTGTTGTGTTAAAGCTCAAACTCCGGCGGAACGAAAAATTAAAGAATATGGTGGAAATATAAAAAATATAATGGCGATACTGCAAGGCAAGAAAAAACATGTTATTTTATTGCTGAAAAAAGAAATGCGCGCGGCTGTTAAAAAACAGGAGTTTGAGCGCGCCGCAACATTACGTGATCAAGTCAGCGGATTGGAAAATATTTTTGGCCATGCGCAGTTGCTTGAAGTACGACTTCCTGTCGGAAGTCGGACTTCAGTTGGATCCTGGAGGAAAATAGAAAAGAACCTGCGAACTATTCTAGCAACCAAAAAGAAAATTTCGCGTATCGAAGGATACGATATATCCAATATTTTTGGCAGTGCGGCCACAGGTTCCATGGTGGTATTTAGTAACGGTATGCCGGTAAAATCAAAATATAGAAAATTTAAAATAAAAACCATCCATCAAAGCAACGACATAGCTATGTTGCAGGAGGTACTTCGGCGGAGATTTCAGCACAAAGAATGGAGTTTTCCGGACCTTATACTAATTGATGGCGGTAAACCCCAGTTAAACGCCGCTCTGGCGATTTTAAGGAAGTCCTACTTCTCCAGGGAAGTCCGGCTTTCAAAAGTTGTTTCTCTTGCTAAACGCGAAGAAGATCTTTTTATTCCGGGAAGAAAGCATCCTATCCGGTTACGGATATTACCCCAAGAAACCTCATATTTCTTCCAACGGATACGAGATGAAGCGCACCGGTTTGCCAAGCAATATCACCAAAAACGACGCGAACTGCTATTCCGTCAATGA